The Mailhella massiliensis DNA segment TTTCTTCGGATACCTGCACGCCGAATCCGGCAGAAGCGCCTGCCGTGCAGGCACCCTCCCCAGCAAGGCAGAGGAAAAGATACCCGACAGGATAGGTGGAGCCTGAGAACAAGGAATTTCCGTTCCCTAGGCTCAGGACTCATTAGTTGCCAAAAGGGTAAGAAGTTCTTATTGTCGGCATAGGGAGGATGCCATGAAGGAACTTTTTTATCTTTCTCATGAACAGATTGCTCGTATCAAACGCTACTTTCCTCGTTCCCATGGCATTCCGAGAGTCGATGACAGGCGTGTCGTCAGCGGCATTATCTATGTCATCAAGCACGGCCTGCAATGGAAAGATGCTCCGCGCGAGTATGGACCATACAAAACTCTCTACAATCGTTTTATCCGCTGGAGCCGATTGGGTGTCTTTAACAGGAT contains these protein-coding regions:
- a CDS encoding transposase, giving the protein MKELFYLSHEQIARIKRYFPRSHGIPRVDDRRVVSGIIYVIKHGLQWKDAPREYGPYKTLYNRFIRWSRLGVFNR